Part of the Sphaerochaeta associata genome is shown below.
TCATAGCTCTCCTGAAGGCCGTCCAACGTCCAGCCGTTCATCAACTTCCACAGTTCAATGACCTGTTCATCACCGGCCTCCCACTGTCTGAGCATCTCTTGGGCCTGGTCCTCTGCGCTTGGATCATCCTTGGCCCACTTGGCAAACATCACATAATACTTGCCGACCAGGTGGTCGCCCTTGATACCGCTGGATTGGGGTGTCTCGCCATTGCCGAACTTCTGGTAGGCGAGCATCGATTTGCAGATATGAACCCCACGGTTGTTTATCAGGTTGACCTTGCGCACCGTCGCCCCGTTGGCCTTCAGGACGGCCGCCACACTCTCACCGAGGCTGTCGTTGCGCATATGACCCAGATGCAACGGCTTGTTGGTGTTCGGACAACTGAATTCGATGGTCACACGCTTGTCAGCCATGCTCTCATTCGTCCCATAGAGATGCTTTTGCTCGGCTATACTATGGGAAAGGGATGTGGCCAATGCAGACATATCAATACGCACATTCAGATATGGACCGGCAACCAGCAGATCACCCAACGGACGGTCTGCAAGCTTCTCAATGCGGCCCTTGAGCTCGGTGGCAAGCATCGGCGGTGCTGTTCTCAGCATTTTTGCATACGTAAAAAGGGGAAACGCCAAATCCCCCAGCTCAGGCTTGGGCGGTGTCTGAACCGCTAGGGGAGGCATCTGCACATCCTGTCCGAGTACTTCTTTTGCATAGAGAGCCAACTGCTCCTCGATGAGCGTCTTCCAAATCTCACGTACGGCATTAAGCATCTGTTCGTTCCTTTATCTGTAGATACCGACTATACACCAAAAAAAACTCAGACTTCAAGTCGAATGCTGATCTCCGCCGAACTGAGCACACTTTGCCGCCCCTGATCATCCTGCACAACCAGATGGGCTTCATCGTCGATGCTCACCGCTGTTGCAGAAAAAGTCTGCCGGTCTTGATGGACCGTCACCTTCCGCCCCAAGAGAAGCGAGCGCTCACGATACACCGACAAGAAAGATCGGTCGGGCAGCTTGGATACCAATGCATGCAGGTTCTCGACCAATGAGGCAACCAAAAGATTGGCATCGAAGGAGGCTGGAACCGAGGACGGGCCATCGAACAGGGAAGTAGCCGTGCCCTGCAATTCCAGAGGAAAGGCCGCCTGTGGTATGCAGAAGTTGATACCGATGCCCACTACGACGGCACTGAGCCTTCCGCTCTCAACTCCCAGCACCCCCTCGGTAAGGATGCCGCAGACTTTTCTTCCCTCAAGGTAGAGGTCGTTGACCCACTTGATCTGGCAGCGCATGCCGCCGACTTGTTCAATGGCCTCCAGCGCAGCCACACTGGCTGCACTGGTGATGAGCTGGGCGGATTCAAGATTGAAAGCCATCGGCAGCAGGACACTAAGGTACAGCCCACCCTTGGGGCTGAAGAACGAACGGCCGAGCCGCCCCCTGCCCCCGCTCTGATAGGTGGCGACAACAAGAGCCGGCTTCTCAGGGTGCTCGGAAGCCAGTACCTTTG
Proteins encoded:
- a CDS encoding biotin--[acetyl-CoA-carboxylase] ligase; amino-acid sequence: MTSEQTVLHLLEQNRNRYLSGQEVANTLHITRSAVWKAIESLRDQGHVIEGISRRGYRLLTATTDLQKERLAGLLPSFEVHLFDSLDSTNRYAKVLASEHPEKPALVVATYQSGGRGRLGRSFFSPKGGLYLSVLLPMAFNLESAQLITSAASVAALEAIEQVGGMRCQIKWVNDLYLEGRKVCGILTEGVLGVESGRLSAVVVGIGINFCIPQAAFPLELQGTATSLFDGPSSVPASFDANLLVASLVENLHALVSKLPDRSFLSVYRERSLLLGRKVTVHQDRQTFSATAVSIDDEAHLVVQDDQGRQSVLSSAEISIRLEV